In Pseudomonadota bacterium, a single window of DNA contains:
- a CDS encoding DedA family protein: protein METYIAKYGYIGIFIGTFLEGETTVLLGGIFSKLGYMTINKVVLWAFLGTFIGDCTFFGLGRVFGRNYIEKYEFLRSKIPLANKIIKKHGNFIIFFIRFLVGIRAIILLLLGCTNIRLGKFMLFNAINSILWSIAVTLTGYIFGNVVYVFVKDIKKYENYIVPVILAAVTILILIYRHIVQARERKSYGNE, encoded by the coding sequence ATGGAAACTTACATCGCAAAATACGGATATATCGGAATTTTTATCGGGACATTTCTTGAGGGAGAAACTACGGTACTCCTTGGCGGAATTTTTTCCAAGCTTGGTTATATGACTATAAATAAGGTAGTTTTGTGGGCTTTTCTGGGGACGTTTATTGGTGATTGCACATTTTTTGGACTGGGAAGGGTCTTCGGAAGAAACTACATTGAAAAATATGAGTTCCTGAGGAGTAAAATCCCTCTTGCCAACAAAATCATAAAAAAACACGGCAATTTCATAATATTTTTCATAAGGTTTCTGGTAGGCATAAGGGCTATAATTCTGTTGCTTCTGGGCTGTACAAATATACGCCTGGGTAAATTTATGTTATTTAATGCAATAAACTCGATTTTATGGAGTATAGCCGTAACGCTGACAGGATATATCTTTGGAAATGTTGTTTACGTATTCGTGAAGGATATCAAGAAATATGAGAATTATATCGTGCCTGTAATACTTGCTGCCGTAACCATACTCATACTGATCTACAGGCACATTGTACAAGCAAGGGAGCGAAAGTCTTATGGAAATGAATGA